A region of the Micromonospora sediminicola genome:
CGCCGGACGCCGCCACCGCCGGACCCGCACCGGCGGACCCGGCCCGGCCCGCCGCCGGACCCGCAGAGGCACGGGCGTCCCGGACCGCCCCGGCCCCGGCGGACGTCCCGGCGCGGCGGACGGCGACCCCCAGCCTGGCGGTGTTCTACCTGGTCGCGATCGGTCAACTGGTCTCGCTGATCGGCAGCGGCCTGACCGCGTTCGGCATGGGCCTGTGGGTCTACCAGCGGACCGGGTCGGTGTCGCTGTTCGCCACCGCCACCGTGCTGGCGCTGCTGCCGGCCGTGGTGCTCTCCCCGATCGCCGGCGCGCTGGCCGACCGGTGGGACCGCCGAAGAATCATGGTCCTCGCCGACTGCCTGGCCGCCACCGGCACGGTCAGTCTCGCGTTGCTGCTCTGGTTCGGCCAGTTGCGCCTCTGGCACATCCTCACCGCGATCACCGTCACCGCCGTGGCCACCGCCTTCCAGCAACCCGCCTACCAGGCGGCCGTCACCCAGCTGGTGCCCAAGCGCTACTACGGGCGGGCCAACGGCATCGTCTCGCTCGGCACCGCCACCAGCACCGTGCTGGCGCCGCTGGTCGGCGGCGCGCTGGTCCTCGCCGTCGGACTGCGCGGCATCGTGGTGATCGACCTGGTCACGTTCGTCGTGGCGGTGACCGTCACGCTGTCGGTCCGCTTCCCCGACACGCTCTTCGTCCGGCGGGAGGAGCCGTTCCGCCGTGAGGTGCTGGGCGGCTGGCGGTTCATCGTCCGCCGGCACGGTCTGGTCGCCCTGGTCGTCCTGGTGGCGTCGCTGAACTACTTCTTCGCCATGGTCGAGGTGCTGGTCACCCCGCTCACGCTCTCCTTCGGCGACCCGGCGGTGCTCGGCCGGGTGCTCGCCGCCAGCGGCGTCGGCATGGTGGTCGGGTCGGTGCTGATGGGCGTCTGGGGCGGCACCGCCCGGCGGACCACCGGCATCCTGGCCAGCGTCGTGCTGCTCGGCGTCTCACTCCTCACCGTCGGGCTGCGGCCGGACCCGTTTTTCCCCGCCCTCGGGCTGTTCGGCATGGGCCTGGCCACCGCCCTGGTGAACACGCACTGGCTGGCGATCGTGCAGGCCAAGGTGGGCCTGGAACTCCAGGGCCGGGTGCTGGCCATGGCGCAGATGCTGTCCTGGCTGATGGTGCCGGCCGGGTTCCTCAGCGCCGGCCCGCTGGCCGAGCACGTGCTCGCCCCGCTGGCCCGGCCGGACGGCCCGCTCGCCGGGCTGGTCGGCACCGGTCCGGGGCGCGGCATGGCCCTGGCCGCGATCCTGGCCGGCCTCTGCGCGCTGGCGCTGGCCGCGGGCGGCATCGCGTACCGGCGGATCCGGCGGCTGGAGGACGAGTTGCCGGACAACGACCCGGGCAGCGTCGTGCTGACCGACAAGGACCGCATCCAGGAGGAGGCGGACCGTCGCCTCGCCGCCGTGGGTGGTTCCCGGTGAGCGCGCCCGCCCGGCCCGCCGGACCGACCCGCCGCGCCGCCACCCGGCGGGCCGGGGGCGGCACCACCGTGGACTGTCTGCACCGGATGGTCGCCGCCCAGGCGGCCCGGACCCCGGACGCGGAGGCGGTCCGGCGCGGCGAGACCACGCTCTCCTACCGGGACCTCGACGAGGCGGCGAACCGGCTGGCCCGGGTGCTGCTGGCGCGCGGCGTCGGTGTCGGCGACCGGGTCGGCGTCTGCCTGCCGCGCACGCCGGAACTGGTGGTCGCGCTGCTGGCCGTGCTCAAGGCCGGCGCCGCGTACGTGCCGCTGGACCCGGCCTACCCGGCGGCCCGGGTGGCGTTCATGACCGCCGACTCCGGGGCGCGGCTGGTGCTGACCCGGGCCGGGCTGGCCGACCGGTTCGCCGGCCCGACCGTACTCGTCGACCGGCTCGACCCGGACGGCGACGGCACCGACCCGGCGACGCCGGTGACACCCGGGGATCTGGCGTACGTCATCTACACCTCCGGATCCACCGGGCGACCCAAGGGCGTCGCCATCGAGCACCGCTCGGCGTCGGTGCTGCTGCACTGGGTCCGGCAGACCTTCGACGACACCGAGCTGGGCGGGATGCTCGCCGCCACCTCGGTCTGCTTCGACCTGTCCGTCTTCGAGATCTTCGGCCCGCTGGCCTGGGGCGGCCGGGTGGTGCTGGTCGACGACGTGCTGGCGCTGGCCGCGCCCGACGCGGACCGGCTGCCGGTGACGCTGGTCAACACCGTGCCGGCGGCGATGGGCGAGCTGCTCACCGCCGGGGCGCTGCCGCCGGGCGTGCGTACGGTCTGCCTGGCCGGCGAGCCGCTGACCGCCGCGCTGGCCGCCCGGGTGTGGGCCCGCCCGCACGTCCGCCGGCTGTGCAACCTCTACGGCCCGTCCGAGGACACCACGTACTCGACCTGGGCCGAGGTGCCGCCGGACGAGACGGAGCCGCCGATCGGCCGGCCGCTGCCGGGCACCCGGGCGTACGTGCTCGACCCGGACGGGCGGCCGTTGCCGCCCGGCGAGGCGGGCGAGCTGTACCTGGCCGGCGCCGGACTGGCCCGCGGCTACCTGGACCGGCCGGCGGAGACCGAGGCCCGGTTCCGGCCGGACCCGTTCCGCCCGGGCGAGCGGATGTACCGCACCGGGGACCGGGTCCGGCTGCGCCCGGACGGGCAACTGGCCTACCTCGGCCGGTTGGACGACCAGGTGAAGCTGCGCGGCTACCGGATCGAGCTGGGCGAGGTGGCCGCCCGGCTCGCCGCGCTGCTCGGCGTACGCGAGGCGACCGCCGCCGTCCGGCCCGGCCCGAGCGGGGACCCGCTGCTGGTCGGCTACCTGGTCGGCGAGCGGCGCGACGACGTCCGGGCCCGTCTGGCCGAGGTGCTGCCGGGGCCGCTCGTGCCGGCCGCCGTGGTCTGGCTGGACCGGCTGCCCACGCTGCCCAACGGCAAGGTCGACCGGGCCGCCCTGCCCGCGCCGGCGCTCGGCGGTGACCCGGACGGCAGCGGTCCGGACGACGGGACGCTCGGCCCGACCGCCGTCGCGGTGGCGACGGTGTGGCGGGAACTGCTCGGGGTGCCGGTGACCGGCCCGGACGCCGACTTCCTCGCGCTCGGCGGCGACTCGCTGCTGGCGGTCCGCTGCGCCACCCGGCTGGCCGCCGCCACCGGCCGCCCGGTGCGCCCCGGTGACCTGTTCGCCCACCCGACGCTCGCCGCGCTCGCCGCCCACCTCGACGCGCCGCCCACCCCGGACGCCGACCCGACGGGTACGCCCGACGGCAGCGGCGCGGACCCGGCCGACGGCGTCCCCGCAGTCCCGGCCGACGGCGTCCCCGCGGACCCGGCCGACGCCGTCCCCGCGGACCCGGCCGACGGCGGGCCGGACGGCGGCGGGCCGGCGCCGCTCTCCCCCGCGCAGCGGCGGTTCTGGTTCCTGCACCGGCTCGACCCGGCCGACACGTCCTACCTGCTGGCGTTCGCGGTCCGCTTCGCCACCCCGCTGGACCCGGAGCGGCTGACCCGGGCGCTGCACCGGGTGGTCGACCGGCATCCCGCGCTGCGCACGGTCCTGCCCGCCGGGCCGGACGGTCCGGTGCAGGTCGTGCGGCCCGACGCCCACCCCGCTCCCACCGTCGCGCCGCCCGACCCGGGCGCCCCGCTCGACGACCGGCTCGCCCGGCTCGCCGCCCAGGTCACCCGTACCCCGATGGACCTGGCGGTGGGGCCGCTGCTGCGCGCGTGCCTGCTGCCCGACGCCGCCGGCCGGGCCGAGGCGTTGCTGCTGGTCGTGCACCACGCCGTCGCCGACGACTGGTCGTTCGGGGTGCTGGTACGCGACCTGGCGTCGGCCTACGACGACCCCGACGCGCCACCCGGTGAGCCGGCGCCCGGACCGGCCGCCGTCGCCGCCGCCCAGCGCGCCTGGCTGGCCGGGCCGGCCGGACGGCGGGCCGTCGACGAGCTGGTGCGTGAGCTGCACGGCGCCCCCACCGTGCTCGACCTGGAGGCGCGGCGGAAGGGCCGCCCGACGCGTCCGGGGACCCCGCTCGACGGTCGGGCGCTGCGGACCACAGTGGAGCCGGCGACCGTGGCCGCGGTACGCGAGCTGGCCCGCGCCCACCGGGCCAGCCTGCACATGGTCGGGCTGACCGCGTTCGCCGCCCTGCTCGGCGCCGCCACCGGCCGGGACGACCTGCTGGTCGGCGTCGCCTTCGCCGGCCGCACCAGCGTGGCCGCCGAGCAGAGCGTGGGCTGCCACGTCAACACGCTGCCGCTGCGCCTGCGACCGGCCCTCGACCGTTCGTTCGCCGACCTGCTCGCCGAGGCACGGCGGGTCACCCTGTTCGCCGCCGCCCGCCAGGACGTCCCGTTCGACCTGCTGGTGGAACGGCTGAACCCGGCCCGCCGGCCGCACCGCAATCCGCTCGTCCAGGTCGCGTTCGGGGTGCAGAACGCGCCGGCGGCCCGGCACCGCAGCGCCGTCGGCGGCGAGTTCACCGGCGTGGAGCTGACGCCGGACGCGGCCCGCCTCGACCTGACGCTCTGGCTGGACGACCGCCGGGGCGGGCTGGACGCGCTCTGGACCTACCGAACCGACCTGTTCAACCACGACGGGGTGGCGACGTGGCACCGCCGCCTCACCGCGCTGCTGCGCGCCGCCGCCGTCGACCCCGGGCGCAGTCTGGCCGACTGCGTCGACACCGCTGGGAGTGAGAGATGACCGATCAGACCCGGGTCGCACGGCCCGTCCCCCGTCGCGGCCGGGACCGGAACCTGGTGGACGTCCGGCCGGACTGGTCCGGCGGCCCGCTGCCGGCGCTGGTCCGCGCCAACGTCCCCGACGTCGACCTGGCCGGCTGGCTGGCCGGGCACCGCGCCGAGGTCGACGAGCTGGCCCGCCGCGCCGGCGCGGTGCTGTTCCGCGGCTTCGCCGTGGCCGGCGCCGACGACTTCCGCACCGTGATGGCGGCGCTCTCCGGTGACGTGCTGTCCTACGGCGAGCGTTCCTCGCCGCGCAGCCGGGTCACCGAGGGCGTCTACACCTCCACCGAGCACCCGGCCGACCAGCCGATCGTGCTGCACAACGAGCAGTCGTACACGGTCACCTGGCCGCTGCGCATCGTGTTCCACTGCGAGGTCGAACCGGCCGCCGGTGGGCGTACGCCGCTGGCGGACAGCCGTCGGGTGCTGGCCCGGCTGCGCCCGGAGACGGTCGCCGAGTTCGAGCGCCGTGGCGTGCTCTACCGGCGCAACTACCTGCCCGGGATCAGCCTGAGCTGGCAGACCGCGTTCCAGACCGACTCGCGCGCCGAGGTCGAGGCGTACTGCGCCCGCGCCATGATCGACGTGGAGTGGGTGGGCGAGACACAGCTGCGGACCCGGCAGGTCCGCCCGGCGGTACGCCGGCACCCGGTCACCGGCGAGCGGACCTGGTTCAACCACGCGCTGTTCTTCCACGTCACGTCGCTGCCCGAGGACGTCAGCGCCGGGCTGCGGGCCGCGCTGGCCGAGGAGGACCTGCCCTACCAGACCGCGTACGGGGACGGCACGCCGCTGCCGGACGACGTGCTGGCCGAGCTGCGCGCCGCGTACGCCGCGGAGACCCGCTCCTTCGCGTGGCGACAGGGAGACGTGCTGCTGGTGGAGAACATGCTCGCCGCGCACGCCCGGGAGCCGTTCACCCCGCCCCGGCGGATCCTCACCGCGATGTCCGACCCGGTCGCCGCGCCGGAGCTGACCACGACGGGACCGGTCACGGGCGGCGCGGCGTGAGCGCCCCGGGGCCGCGCCGGCGCGGCAGTGGTGGCACCGTCTCCGCACCGGTGACCCGGCGCACGCTCGGCGCTGACGACTTCGTGCTGCTGGTCGAGGCCGCCGTGCCCGACCTCGACCTGGCCGGCTGGCTCGCCGGGCGGCGGGCCGAGCTGCTGGCCGACCTGGACCGGCACGCGGCGGTGTTCTTCCGCGGGTTCGACGTGCACAGCGCCGACGACTTCGGACGCGCGGCCCGGGAGATCGGCCCGGAGCTGCTGGGCTACCTGGAGCGCGCCGCGCCCCGGCACGAGGTGGCGGACAAGGTGTTCACCTCGACCGAGTTCAACGCCGCCCAGTGGATCCCGCTGCACCACGAGATGTCGTACTCGCACAACTGGCCGACGCACCTGTTCTTCTACTGCGCGCAGCCGGCCACCGGCGACGGCGGCGCGACCCCGCTGGCCGCCGAGCGGGTGATCACCCCGCTGATCCCGGCCGAGGTGCGGGAGCGGTTCGGCCGCGACGGCGTCCGCTACGTACGCAACTACGGGCCGCACCTGGACCTGCCCTGGCAGGAGGCGTTCCAGACCACCGACCGGGCGGAGGTGGAGGCGTACTGCGCCGCCTCGGCGACGGAGTTCACCTGGCTGGGCTCCGACGGGCTGCGGACCGTGGCGCGCCGGCAGGCGACGGCGACGCACCCGCGTACCGGGGAGACGGTGTGGTTCAACCACGCCCACCTGTTCCACGTCTCGAACATGCCGCCCGAGGTGGCCGGCGCGCTGCTGCGCGAGTACGGCCCGGAGGGGCTGCCCCGCAACGCCTACCACGGCGACGGCGAGCCGATCGCCGACGAGGTGGTCACCGGCATCCGCGAGCTGTACCGGCGGCACGCCCTCTCCGTGCCCTGGCGGCGCGGCGACGTGCTGGTGGTGGACAACTTCCTGGCCACCCACGGCCGGGAACCCTTCACCGGCGACCGGCAGATCCTGGTCGCCATGTCCGACCTCTACGTGAACCGGAGTGTGCTGTGAACGGATACCGTCTGTCCCCGGTCCAGCGGCTGGCCTGGTCCGGCAAGCAGGACCTGGTCCGGGCGCGGGTCCAGCTGGACCGGCCGCTCGACCCGGCCCGGTTGCAGGCCGCCGTCGACACGGTGGTGGCCCGGCACGAGGCGCTGCGGCTGACCCTGGTGCACCACCCCGGGCTGCGGGTGCCGTTGCAGGACGTGGACGACGACCGCGCGGTCACGGTCGGCGCGCAGGGCGAGCTGTCGGTCACCCTCACCGACGACGCGTTGGAGTTGGCCGCCACCCCGCTGATCGCCGACCCGGCCGGCCTGCGCCTGGTCCTGGCCGACCTGGCCCGCGCCTACGCCGGTGACCTGCCGCCGGCCGATGAGGAGGCGTTGCAGTTCCTCGACGTCACCGAGTGGCAGGTGGAGGAGCGGGAGGCGGCCCCGGCCGCCGCGCCGGGCGCGCCGGCCGCGCGGCTGGTCGAGCCGCACGGGGACGACCCGGGCGCCACGGTCACCGCGACGCTGCCCGCCGCCGAGCTGGCCGAGGTCGCCCGCGTCGCGGACGCACCCGTCGGCACGGTGCTGCTCGCCGCCTGGGCGCTCGCGGTGGCCCGGCGGGCCGAGGCGCCCGACGGGGCCGAGGAGGCGGACCTGGTGCTGGCCCGCTGGCACGACGGCCGGCACGCCGAGGGCACCGCCGGCGTGGTCGGCCCGCTGGGCGGCTACGGACCGCTGCGACTGGCCCTGCCGCTGCCGGCGGAACCGGCCGCGCTGCTGGCCGCCGTCCGCGCCGCCGAGACGGTCGCCGATGAGACGTTCCACCTGGTCGACCCGGTCGACGAGAGCACCGGCGCGGTCGCCGGGTTCGCGCTGGAACCGGCCGTCGCGCCGGCCGTGGTGGCCGGGCTGGGCGGCACCTCGGCGGACGTGCCCGTCCCGCCGGCGCCGGCCGGGCCGCGGCTCACCGTGCGCACCGGCGGCGACGAGGTGACACTGCGGGTGACCGGGGGGCGGTGGCTGCTCGACTCGGTGGTGGCGGTGCTGCGCAGCCTGCCGGCCGCGTTGGCCGGCGACGCCCCGCTCGCCGTGCTCGGCGCCGGGGAGGCCGGGTGGCTGGCCGAGGCCGGCGGCACGGTGGGCGCGACGCCGGGGCGTACCCTCGTCGACCTGATCGACGCGGGCCTGGCCGGGATGGACCGGGGCGCCACGGCGGTGTCGGCGGCCGACGGCGCGTACCCGGTCGAGGAGCTGGACCGCCGCGCCGCGCGGGTGGCCGCGGCGCTGGCCGCGCGCGGCCTGGCCGGCGCGCCGGTGGGCGTGCTCGCCGCCCGCTCCCGGGACACGGTGGTGGCGTTCCTCGGCGTGCTGCGTGCCGGCGCGGTGTTCGTGCCGCTCGACCCGGACGCCCCGGCGCCGCGCCTGGCCGCGCAGCTGCGCGCGGTCGGCGCCGACTGCGTGGTCGGCGTCGGCGGCCCGGCGACGGTGTCCGTCGCGGAGCTGGTCGCCGCCGGCGGCGCGACGCCCGCGACCGCGCCGGCCCCGACCGACCCGGCGTACGTCATCTTCACCTCCGGCTCCACCGGCACGCCCCGCCCGGTGCGGGTGTCGCACGCCGCCGCCGCGCACCTGGCCGGCGCGCTGGAGGCGACCGTGTACGCGGGCAGCCCGCCGGGCCTGCGGGTGGCGGTGAACGCGCCGCTGACGTTCGACGCCTCGGTGAAACAGCTGGTGCAGCTCGCCCACGGCCGCTCCCTCCACCTGGTGCCCGACGACGTGCGCCGCGACGGCGCGGCGCTCGCCGGGGCGCTCGCCGAGCACCGGGTGGACGTGCTCGACCTGACCCCCTCCCAGCTGCGCATCCTGCTCGCCGGCGCGGGCGACGCCCGGCTGCCCGGGCTGCTGCTGCTCGGCGGCGAGGCGGTCCCGGAGGACCTGTGGTCGGCGGTGGCGACACTGCCCGGCGTGCGCGCGGTCAACCTGTACGGCCCGACCGAGTGCACGGTGGACACCACCGTCGCGGAGATCCACGCGGACGAGCCGCCGACGATCGGCCGGCCGCTGCCCGGCGTCGCGGTCCGGGTGCTGGACGAGCGGCTGCGCCCGGTCCCGCCCGGGGTGGCCGGTGAACTGTGCGTGGCCGGTCCGCAGCTGGCCGAGGGATACCCGGGCGACCCGGAGGCGACCGCCCGCCGGTTCGTCGCGCTGCCGCTGCCCGACGGCGGCGCCGAGCGGGTCTACCGCACCGGCGACCGGGTCCGCTTCGACGCCGAGCGGCGGCTGCGCTACCTGGGCCGGCTCGACGACCAGGTGAAGATCCACGGCTTCCGGGTGGAGCCGGGCGAGGTCGCCGCCGTGCTGCGTGAGCACCCGGGGGTGGCCGACGCCGCCGTGGTCGCCCGCGACGACGACGGGTACGGCGACCGGCTGGTCGCCTACGTCCGGCCGCGGTCCGGGTCCGCCCCGCTCGACCTCGGGCGGGTGACCGGGATCAACCCGCACGAGACCCGCTACCTGTACGACGAGATCTTCGTCCAGCGGGTCTACCTGCGCGACGGGATCACGCTGCGCCCCGGCGCGACGGTGCTCGACGTGGGCGCGAACATCGGCATGTTCTCGCTCTTCGTGCACCAGGTCTGTCCGGACGCGACGATCCACGCGTTCGAGCCGGTGCCGGCCGTGGCCGACGCGTTGCGCCGCAACGTCGCCGAGTTCGGCGTGCCGGCCACGGTGCACGCCCACGGGCTGTCCCGGGCCGACGGCGAGGTCTCCTTCACCTACTACCCGGGCTACTCGATGATGTCCGGGCACGCCGCGTACGCCGACCCGGACGCCGAGATCAGCGTGATCAAGCGGTACCTGGCCAACGAGCGCGACGCCGGCGCCGGTGAGCGGGACGTGCTGCTCGACCGGGCCGACGAGCTGCTCGCCGAGCGGTTCGCCGGCCGGGAGCTGACCGTGCCGGTCCGGCCGCTGTCGGCCGTCCTGGACGAGCTGGCCCCGCACCGGATCGACCTGCTGAAGATCGACGTGCAGCGGGCCGAGGCGGACGTGCTCGCCGGGCTGGACGACCGGCACTGGCCGCTGGTCGCGCAGGTCGCCATGGAGGTGCACGACGCGCCCGGCACCGCGACCGCCGGCCGGCTGGCCGAGCTGGTGGCGCTGCTGGAGGCGCGCGGGTTCACCGTGGTCACCCGGCAGGACGACCTGCTCGCCGGCACCGACCGGCACACCCTGCACGCGGTCCGCCGCGAGTACGCCGCCGCGTCGGAGGGGACGCCCGCCGCCGACGCCGGGCCGGCGCCCACCGTCCAGGAGTGGCTCGCGCAGCGGCTGCCGGCGCACCTGGTGCCGGCCGCCGTGGTGGTGCTCGAGGAGCTGCCGCTGACCCGCAACGGCAAGCTCGACCGGGCGGCGCTGCCCGCGCCCCGGGTGGAACGGCCGGCCGACGACCCGGCGACGGCCCCGGCCAACCGGGCCGAGGAGATCCTGGTCGAGGCGTGGCGTGAGGTGCTCGGCGTGGCGTCGTTCGGCGTCACCGACAGCTTCTTCGCGCTCGGCGGCGACTCCATCCGCAGCATCCAGATGCAGGTCGCGGCGCAGAAACGCGGGTTGTCGTTCCAGCTCAACGACATCTTCACCCACCAGACGATCCGGGAACTGGTCGCCCACGGCCGGATCACGCTGGACGGCCTCGTGCCCGAGCCGGCCGCCCGGATCTCCCTCGTCGGCACGGCCGACAGATTTGCGCTCGTCGGCGTGGCCGACCGGGAGTTGCTGCCGGACGGGCTGGTGGACGCGTATCCGATGACCGCGCTCCAGCTCGGCATGGTCTACCACGGCGAGTTGACCGGTGACCCCGCCGTCTACCACAACGTCACCGCGCACGAGGTGGCCGCGCCGCTGGACCCGGCGGCGCTGCGCCGCGCGCTGACCGTCCTGGTCGACGCCCACCCGGTGCTGCGCACCGGCTTCGCGCTCGGCGCGTACGCCGAACCGCTGCAACTCGTGCACGAGCGGGTGCCGGTCGACCTGCCGGTGACCGACCTGTCCGGCCTGGACCCGCAGGCCCGCCGCGACCGGATCGACGCGCTGGTCGCCGAGGAACGTCTCCGCCCGTTCGATCTCACCCGGCCGCCGCTGCTGCGGCTGCACGCGCTGCGCGCCGACGGGGACACGTTCACGCTGCTGGTCGCCGAGCACCACGCCGTCCTCGACGGCTGGAGCCTGCACCTGTTCATCACCGACCTGCTCGGCGCGTACGACCGGGAGCGGGCCGGCACACCGGCCGCCGCCGATCCGGGTCTGCCGTTCCGGGAGTACGTGACGGCCGAGCGGGCGGCCCTGGCCGACCCGGCGACCCGGCGGTTCTGGCGTGACGGCGCCGGCGCCGCGCCGCCGTTGCTGGTCGGCAGGGCGCAGCCGAGGACCACCACCACCCAGCGGGTGCCGCTGCGGGCCGGCACCACCGAGCGGGTGGCCGAGGTGGCCCGGGACGCCGGGGTGCCGGTCAAGTCCTGGCTGTTCGCCCTGCACCTGCGCCTGCTCGGCGAGCTGGCCGGCCGGGACGACGTGGTCAGCGGCCTGGTGGTCGGCGGCCGACCCGAGGGGGAGGGCAGCGACGCCACGCTCGGGCTGTTCCTCAACACGCTGCCGGTGCGGGTCGCGCTGGGCACCCGGTCGGTGGCCGAGCTGGCCGCCGCGGCGTGGCGGGCCGAGCGGGAACTGATGGGCCACCACCGCTTCCCGCTGGCCGAGATCGTCCGGGCCGGCGGCGCGGGCCCGCGCTTCGACCACTTCTTCAACTGGACGCACTTCCCGGCGCGACCGGCCGGTGCCGGCAGTCGCATCGTGGACAGCCGGGGCGTCACCGTGGACGTGGCGTTCAGCCTCGCCGTCGACGCCGAGCTGGACGCCGGTCGCCTCGGGCTGATGATCCAGTACGACCACCGGCACGTGCCGGCCGAGCGGGTGGACGCGCTTGCCGACGGCTTCCGCCGGCTGCTGGCCGCCGACCCGGCCGCGCCCCTGCCGGCGGTGGCGTCCCCGGCGGCCGGCGGGGACGCGCGGCAGCGGTGGGCGGACCGGGTGGCGGCGGCCTGGCAGGAGGTGCTCGGCGCCGCGCCGCGTGACCCGGCGACCGACTTCGTCACCGCCGGCGGCGACTCGCTGCGCGCGCTGCGTCTGGTCACCGTCCTGCGACAGCGCCACGGCAGTGACCTGACGCTGCCCGAGTTCACCGCGCTGGGCAGCTACCGGGCGCTGGTCGACCGGGTGGCCCGCGGATGACCGGGTTCGGCACGATCGCGGTGCACGGTGACGACGGCCTGGTTCCGGGCGGGTCG
Encoded here:
- a CDS encoding TauD/TfdA family dioxygenase; its protein translation is MTRRTLGADDFVLLVEAAVPDLDLAGWLAGRRAELLADLDRHAAVFFRGFDVHSADDFGRAAREIGPELLGYLERAAPRHEVADKVFTSTEFNAAQWIPLHHEMSYSHNWPTHLFFYCAQPATGDGGATPLAAERVITPLIPAEVRERFGRDGVRYVRNYGPHLDLPWQEAFQTTDRAEVEAYCAASATEFTWLGSDGLRTVARRQATATHPRTGETVWFNHAHLFHVSNMPPEVAGALLREYGPEGLPRNAYHGDGEPIADEVVTGIRELYRRHALSVPWRRGDVLVVDNFLATHGREPFTGDRQILVAMSDLYVNRSVL
- a CDS encoding non-ribosomal peptide synthetase; translation: MNGYRLSPVQRLAWSGKQDLVRARVQLDRPLDPARLQAAVDTVVARHEALRLTLVHHPGLRVPLQDVDDDRAVTVGAQGELSVTLTDDALELAATPLIADPAGLRLVLADLARAYAGDLPPADEEALQFLDVTEWQVEEREAAPAAAPGAPAARLVEPHGDDPGATVTATLPAAELAEVARVADAPVGTVLLAAWALAVARRAEAPDGAEEADLVLARWHDGRHAEGTAGVVGPLGGYGPLRLALPLPAEPAALLAAVRAAETVADETFHLVDPVDESTGAVAGFALEPAVAPAVVAGLGGTSADVPVPPAPAGPRLTVRTGGDEVTLRVTGGRWLLDSVVAVLRSLPAALAGDAPLAVLGAGEAGWLAEAGGTVGATPGRTLVDLIDAGLAGMDRGATAVSAADGAYPVEELDRRAARVAAALAARGLAGAPVGVLAARSRDTVVAFLGVLRAGAVFVPLDPDAPAPRLAAQLRAVGADCVVGVGGPATVSVAELVAAGGATPATAPAPTDPAYVIFTSGSTGTPRPVRVSHAAAAHLAGALEATVYAGSPPGLRVAVNAPLTFDASVKQLVQLAHGRSLHLVPDDVRRDGAALAGALAEHRVDVLDLTPSQLRILLAGAGDARLPGLLLLGGEAVPEDLWSAVATLPGVRAVNLYGPTECTVDTTVAEIHADEPPTIGRPLPGVAVRVLDERLRPVPPGVAGELCVAGPQLAEGYPGDPEATARRFVALPLPDGGAERVYRTGDRVRFDAERRLRYLGRLDDQVKIHGFRVEPGEVAAVLREHPGVADAAVVARDDDGYGDRLVAYVRPRSGSAPLDLGRVTGINPHETRYLYDEIFVQRVYLRDGITLRPGATVLDVGANIGMFSLFVHQVCPDATIHAFEPVPAVADALRRNVAEFGVPATVHAHGLSRADGEVSFTYYPGYSMMSGHAAYADPDAEISVIKRYLANERDAGAGERDVLLDRADELLAERFAGRELTVPVRPLSAVLDELAPHRIDLLKIDVQRAEADVLAGLDDRHWPLVAQVAMEVHDAPGTATAGRLAELVALLEARGFTVVTRQDDLLAGTDRHTLHAVRREYAAASEGTPAADAGPAPTVQEWLAQRLPAHLVPAAVVVLEELPLTRNGKLDRAALPAPRVERPADDPATAPANRAEEILVEAWREVLGVASFGVTDSFFALGGDSIRSIQMQVAAQKRGLSFQLNDIFTHQTIRELVAHGRITLDGLVPEPAARISLVGTADRFALVGVADRELLPDGLVDAYPMTALQLGMVYHGELTGDPAVYHNVTAHEVAAPLDPAALRRALTVLVDAHPVLRTGFALGAYAEPLQLVHERVPVDLPVTDLSGLDPQARRDRIDALVAEERLRPFDLTRPPLLRLHALRADGDTFTLLVAEHHAVLDGWSLHLFITDLLGAYDRERAGTPAAADPGLPFREYVTAERAALADPATRRFWRDGAGAAPPLLVGRAQPRTTTTQRVPLRAGTTERVAEVARDAGVPVKSWLFALHLRLLGELAGRDDVVSGLVVGGRPEGEGSDATLGLFLNTLPVRVALGTRSVAELAAAAWRAERELMGHHRFPLAEIVRAGGAGPRFDHFFNWTHFPARPAGAGSRIVDSRGVTVDVAFSLAVDAELDAGRLGLMIQYDHRHVPAERVDALADGFRRLLAADPAAPLPAVASPAAGGDARQRWADRVAAAWQEVLGAAPRDPATDFVTAGGDSLRALRLVTVLRQRHGSDLTLPEFTALGSYRALVDRVARG
- a CDS encoding TauD/TfdA family dioxygenase; this translates as MTDQTRVARPVPRRGRDRNLVDVRPDWSGGPLPALVRANVPDVDLAGWLAGHRAEVDELARRAGAVLFRGFAVAGADDFRTVMAALSGDVLSYGERSSPRSRVTEGVYTSTEHPADQPIVLHNEQSYTVTWPLRIVFHCEVEPAAGGRTPLADSRRVLARLRPETVAEFERRGVLYRRNYLPGISLSWQTAFQTDSRAEVEAYCARAMIDVEWVGETQLRTRQVRPAVRRHPVTGERTWFNHALFFHVTSLPEDVSAGLRAALAEEDLPYQTAYGDGTPLPDDVLAELRAAYAAETRSFAWRQGDVLLVENMLAAHAREPFTPPRRILTAMSDPVAAPELTTTGPVTGGAA
- a CDS encoding non-ribosomal peptide synthetase, which translates into the protein MSAPARPAGPTRRAATRRAGGGTTVDCLHRMVAAQAARTPDAEAVRRGETTLSYRDLDEAANRLARVLLARGVGVGDRVGVCLPRTPELVVALLAVLKAGAAYVPLDPAYPAARVAFMTADSGARLVLTRAGLADRFAGPTVLVDRLDPDGDGTDPATPVTPGDLAYVIYTSGSTGRPKGVAIEHRSASVLLHWVRQTFDDTELGGMLAATSVCFDLSVFEIFGPLAWGGRVVLVDDVLALAAPDADRLPVTLVNTVPAAMGELLTAGALPPGVRTVCLAGEPLTAALAARVWARPHVRRLCNLYGPSEDTTYSTWAEVPPDETEPPIGRPLPGTRAYVLDPDGRPLPPGEAGELYLAGAGLARGYLDRPAETEARFRPDPFRPGERMYRTGDRVRLRPDGQLAYLGRLDDQVKLRGYRIELGEVAARLAALLGVREATAAVRPGPSGDPLLVGYLVGERRDDVRARLAEVLPGPLVPAAVVWLDRLPTLPNGKVDRAALPAPALGGDPDGSGPDDGTLGPTAVAVATVWRELLGVPVTGPDADFLALGGDSLLAVRCATRLAAATGRPVRPGDLFAHPTLAALAAHLDAPPTPDADPTGTPDGSGADPADGVPAVPADGVPADPADAVPADPADGGPDGGGPAPLSPAQRRFWFLHRLDPADTSYLLAFAVRFATPLDPERLTRALHRVVDRHPALRTVLPAGPDGPVQVVRPDAHPAPTVAPPDPGAPLDDRLARLAAQVTRTPMDLAVGPLLRACLLPDAAGRAEALLLVVHHAVADDWSFGVLVRDLASAYDDPDAPPGEPAPGPAAVAAAQRAWLAGPAGRRAVDELVRELHGAPTVLDLEARRKGRPTRPGTPLDGRALRTTVEPATVAAVRELARAHRASLHMVGLTAFAALLGAATGRDDLLVGVAFAGRTSVAAEQSVGCHVNTLPLRLRPALDRSFADLLAEARRVTLFAAARQDVPFDLLVERLNPARRPHRNPLVQVAFGVQNAPAARHRSAVGGEFTGVELTPDAARLDLTLWLDDRRGGLDALWTYRTDLFNHDGVATWHRRLTALLRAAAVDPGRSLADCVDTAGSER